The Methanocella arvoryzae MRE50 DNA window GAACAGGCTAAACCTGGCGGCCAAAGAAGTGTCCAGGCAGATGGAAATGGAGAATTTCAAGGAACTGGGGAGCGATGAGACGTACGACTGCCTGCACGGCGCTCGGACGCTGGTCATCGTCTCGGGTGACAGGACCTGCCCTGTCCCCCTCGATGCCGACTGGGCTGAGTTGAGTAAAGAGCTGAAACTACCGGAAAACTACCGGCCTTACGATTCGGCCGTGTTCGGGTATAAGAATGGGCCTGCTCCTGAAGCGCCGGAGAGGAAGCCTGATCTTATCACCTATATCAGATAATTTTTTTATATACAGTCAATGAGTGGTAAGCCGTAACCGCTCTTAACTACTTTTTTCTAAAATATTTACTTCCTTTATGACGCCGCAGATCAGCTGTCAGTCCGCTTTGTCATTCAGGTCGATGGTGAGCCTGTAAAACCCGGGCGGCATCTCTTCCGGCACTGTCACGTAAAAGTCCTGCACGACCTTTTCACCAGTCTTGAGCTCGAGGTTCAGGTCTGTCGTATAGTCTACCGGGTAGTCGATCCAGAACCCAAAGAGCTTGGTTGCGACCTTGATGGTCAGAGTCTCCTGAGTGATGGTGTCGTTCAGGTTGATGATCGTAGCGCGTAGCCTGGCGGTATCGCCCTGATAGTAGTAGGCCTGCCCGAACGTGGTCTTGTCGGGAATGATCGTGCCTTTGCCGATCCGGAGGACCGGTATGTCGGTCATCTGCAGCTTCGAGTAATCCTCGGGCTTCAGCGGCGTGATATGCTCGGTCCCGCTCGTGAACGGGTTCGGTGCCGGAGTTGCAGTAGGAGCCGGAGTAGAGGTCGGAATCGGGGTGATCACGGGAGTGACCGTCGGCGTGGTAGTCGGGGTCGGGGTTTCCGTGGGTACCGGCTCATCCGTCGGCGTCGGAGTTGCAGGGTCCGCCGGTGTCGCTGTCGGCGAGGCGGCAGGCGTAACGGTAGGCAGGATAGTAGGTGTCACTACAGGTGTGACCGTGACTATACTTACAGGCGTTGCCGTCGGATCCAGATATATGGGAGTTACGGCAGGATCTGGTGTGGCAGTCGGACCAGGTACTGTGCCCTGGGTCCAGCCAGGGTTTGGCGCCCGAGTGTTGTCCGAAGTGAGAGTCTGGTAGACACTCAAGGCTCCGACGGCTAAGGCCAGGATCATCGCTCCCATGACGGCCGTGACCAGTAGGATTGCCACAATAAGTAGAGTAGATGGTTTCTCCGGGGATGTTTTCTCGTCCAATGGATCACCACGTACTAATGATCTTTACTGCTGTGAAGCGGACCGAAAGCCAGTATGCCTTAGCCATATAAATTCCAGATGGATAAGGGTATGGCGTATTGCTTATATAACCCTGTCTGTCCTTTCTGAAACTCAGTAGTGGCTGTTCTGCTGGTGGGCGGTGTGCCGCTCAACGATCGGCGCCGCCTCTTCGAGCTTCTTCGTCTGTGCCAGGTTATACATCAGCGCGGCAGTAGTCTTGATGCCGTTGTAATAGTTCTCCAGCCGGAAGTGTTCGTTGGGAGAGTGCTCTCCATCCTCAGGATCTGCGAAGCCGATCAGCAGGATATCCTCGATCTCCAGCCATTTCTTCATCGTCAGCACTACGCCGATGCTGCCTCCCGAGCGAATGAAGACAGGCTCTTTGCCGAACCCGTACTCTACTGCAGCTTTAGCAGACTTGATCGCATGGCTGTCCTGGGAAACGATGACCGGCTCGGACGCGGCGTGTCTGGTGATCTTCACGGTAACGCCGGGCGGCGTAACTTTGCGCACATGTTCCTCAAACAGCCTGACGATCTTCTCTGCGCTCTGGTCAGGCACTATACGCATGCTGACCTTGGCGCCTGCCGTCGACGGGATGATCGTTTTGGAGCCCTCCTCCTGGTAGCCGCCCCAGATGCCGTTGATCTCCACGGTCGGCCTGGCCCAGGTGCTCTCTAAAAACGTGTATCCTTCTTCGGGCACCAGCGTGCATGCCCCGGTCAGCTCGCAGACGGATTCCGCGCTGAAAGGCAGCTCGGCCAGCTGTTTTCTCTCCCGGGTCGAGATGTCCCGTACATCATCGTAGAAGCCGGGGATCAGAGATTTGCCGTTGCCGTCCCTCATCGAACTGATGATCTGAACTAAAGCAGTGGCCGGATTGGTGATGCCGCCGCCGTAGACGCCGGAGTGGACGTCCATCTTCGGGCCGGTGACGTCGAGCTGCATGTAGACGAGGCCGCGGAGGCCGTATTCGATGGCGGGCCGGTCTTTGCTGAACTTGGCGCCGTCTGATACTGCGATGACGTCGGCTTTGAGCAGTTCCCTGTGCTGGCTGACGAACGCTTCCATGTTGGGGCTGCCCAGCTCTTCCTCGCCCTCGAAGAACAGCTTGACGTTGAGCGGCAGCTTTCCCTCGGTGGAAAGGATAGACTCGATAGCCTTGATATAAGTGAAGAGCTGCCCTTTGTCATCCGAAGCTCCCCTGCCGTAGATCGTCTCATCCCGTATTTCAGGAGAGAACGGTGGCGAATGCCAGTCCTTCACATCCCCTTCAGGCTGGACGTCGTAGTGGCCGTAGATGAGCAAAGTCGGGGCTGCAAGGTCACTGCACATTTCTGCGAAGACGACCGGGTGGCCGGGCGTCTCGTAGATCCGGCCGTTAAAGCCTAAGCGAGAAACGTGGGCGAGAAGCCACTCTGCCGCTCTCCGCACGTCTCCGGCGTGGCTGGCAGTCATGCTGTCGCTCGGAATGGCGATCAGCTGCATTAGCTCGTCCGTATAGCGTTCCATGTTGTCGTCTATGTGCCTCAAAACCTGCTCCGGTAACACTATAATATCTCCTGTTTGCCAGAATATACCCTATACTTTAAATCCGTTCTCATAAACAAATGCCCTGTCGCAACCATAGTACCGGGAACAACTGCCACCACTCCACCACTATCCGCGTTTACCCGGACCAGTCTTTCTAAGGCTCTGCAGGTAAGTCTTCCTCACCATAGCACGCTTTCTGCGTTCCGCCTCTTCTCTGGTGATGCTCATCTCCTGCTCAATGCCGGCGGTGATGACGCCGATGGGCAGTGCCATCGCCACTATTTCCAGGAACGACAGTATCACGCCAGCCACTTTGCCCGCAGGAGTGATCGGATAAAGCCCGGCAAACCCCGCCGAGGTCATGGCACTGACACCCCACAATAATGCGCTGAAAATATTGGCGAACTGAGCGGGCTGGGCTTCGTGTTCCAGGTAGAACATGATGGCGGCGGAAACCAGCAGCAGGACGAACTGGATGACCAGCGTGATCAGTAAGAATTCCCGCTGTTTGACAATCACGCGCTCGATCAGGTCCAGGGAATCGGAGTACCGGGCCAGCTTGGCGAGACGGGCCAGCCGGAACAGGCGTAGCGTCCTGATGACGAGGAAGTCGAACGGCAG harbors:
- a CDS encoding dipeptidase, which codes for MLPEQVLRHIDDNMERYTDELMQLIAIPSDSMTASHAGDVRRAAEWLLAHVSRLGFNGRIYETPGHPVVFAEMCSDLAAPTLLIYGHYDVQPEGDVKDWHSPPFSPEIRDETIYGRGASDDKGQLFTYIKAIESILSTEGKLPLNVKLFFEGEEELGSPNMEAFVSQHRELLKADVIAVSDGAKFSKDRPAIEYGLRGLVYMQLDVTGPKMDVHSGVYGGGITNPATALVQIISSMRDGNGKSLIPGFYDDVRDISTRERKQLAELPFSAESVCELTGACTLVPEEGYTFLESTWARPTVEINGIWGGYQEEGSKTIIPSTAGAKVSMRIVPDQSAEKIVRLFEEHVRKVTPPGVTVKITRHAASEPVIVSQDSHAIKSAKAAVEYGFGKEPVFIRSGGSIGVVLTMKKWLEIEDILLIGFADPEDGEHSPNEHFRLENYYNGIKTTAALMYNLAQTKKLEEAAPIVERHTAHQQNSHY
- a CDS encoding ion transporter, producing the protein MLPVLKRRLYEILNIENTQDTATRVLNVFLIILLVVNLIAFMLQTFKEVSITYEWLFSYLEAFSVVVFTIEYLLRLWVCTEDPIYGEPIKGRIRYMTTNILAVTDLMAILPYYLPIVLPFDFLVIRTLRLFRLARLAKLARYSDSLDLIERVIVKQREFLLITLVIQFVLLLVSAAIMFYLEHEAQPAQFANIFSALLWGVSAMTSAGFAGLYPITPAGKVAGVILSFLEIVAMALPIGVITAGIEQEMSITREEAERRKRAMVRKTYLQSLRKTGPGKRG